In one Nitrosarchaeum sp. genomic region, the following are encoded:
- a CDS encoding HD domain-containing protein: MQILKSIIILNNFKALIIDFFNTSAKLKKIPRQGWIDKLLINDPESVAEHTFSMAVIGMIFADLEGYNTEKILKIILLHDIAEAVIGDITPEKMPIQRKTKLENNAMKKILSNLPKKLQKQYNELWIEYQLNHSKEAQLVHQIDKLEMALQAKTYSNEGHSEKSLASFFKTAENEIRDPKLIEIFKKIVSK; encoded by the coding sequence TTGCAGATCTTAAAATCCATCATCATATTAAACAATTTTAAAGCCTTGATTATTGATTTTTTTAACACATCTGCAAAATTAAAAAAAATACCTCGTCAGGGATGGATTGATAAATTATTGATAAATGATCCAGAATCTGTAGCAGAACACACTTTTTCAATGGCAGTAATTGGAATGATTTTTGCAGATTTAGAAGGATACAATACAGAAAAAATTTTAAAAATTATCCTATTACACGACATAGCAGAGGCTGTAATTGGAGATATCACTCCAGAAAAAATGCCAATACAAAGAAAAACAAAATTAGAAAATAATGCAATGAAAAAAATTCTCAGTAATTTACCAAAGAAGTTACAGAAACAATACAATGAACTTTGGATTGAATATCAATTAAATCACTCTAAAGAGGCTCAATTAGTTCATCAAATAGACAAATTAGAAATGGCATTACAGGCAAAAACCTATTCAAATGAAGGACATTCTGAAAAATCATTGGCCTCATTTTTTAAGACTGCAGAAAACGAAATTAGAGATCCAAAGTTAATAGAGATATTTAAAAAAATAGTATCCAAATAA
- a CDS encoding helix-turn-helix domain-containing protein: MTIETQTSIFDSTPDTQLYEYKLSIDKVQSELLQYGLTSNQSKVFIYLGKYGAKTAPEVCKALKLPRTETYHLLSALQNKGIVSATFQHPIQFTASPLNKAIWILVNAEKERVKSLEHMEKGLSELWDNIPTFDSLHDEVEEKFQMLQGANQIQSKITEMTDNFKDEFLILGSEKDYIKLYHGEFLESFVKSKQQFRLLSACSDKTTYIFDNLERKNIKKLDKDIQNHLCFILKDDSELLFFTKNANSTTEPFAMWTNSKSLVYSMKLLFESLWTNSKNIHL, encoded by the coding sequence ATGACCATAGAAACACAAACTTCGATATTTGACTCTACTCCAGATACACAGTTGTATGAGTACAAATTGTCCATTGATAAAGTTCAATCAGAACTCTTGCAATATGGATTGACATCAAATCAAAGTAAGGTGTTTATTTATCTTGGAAAATACGGTGCAAAGACAGCACCTGAAGTATGCAAGGCACTGAAATTACCAAGAACTGAAACATATCATTTACTATCAGCATTACAAAACAAAGGAATCGTTTCTGCAACATTTCAACATCCGATTCAATTTACAGCATCTCCATTAAACAAAGCAATATGGATTTTAGTAAATGCTGAAAAAGAGCGAGTCAAATCTTTAGAACATATGGAAAAAGGCTTATCTGAATTATGGGATAACATTCCTACTTTTGATTCATTACACGATGAAGTTGAAGAAAAATTCCAAATGCTCCAAGGTGCAAATCAAATTCAATCAAAAATCACTGAAATGACTGATAACTTTAAAGATGAATTTTTAATCCTCGGTTCTGAAAAAGACTATATCAAATTGTATCATGGTGAGTTTTTAGAATCCTTTGTAAAGTCAAAACAGCAGTTTAGATTACTAAGTGCATGTTCAGATAAAACTACATACATATTTGATAATCTGGAAAGAAAAAATATCAAAAAACTAGATAAAGACATTCAAAACCACTTGTGCTTTATTCTAAAAGATGACTCTGAATTATTGTTCTTTACCAAAAATGCAAACTCTACAACAGAACCATTTGCAATGTGGACTAATTCAAAATCACTTGTATATTCAATGAAATTACTCTTTGAATCTCTTTGGACCAATTCAAAGAACATTCATTTGTAA
- a CDS encoding hydrolase, whose product MSEKSKDKLIEAQKQIIGILFEVIKRLQANNDLDDEYFQIISSEDKSKKERLEKILIEREENAKIVGRLLEQLEI is encoded by the coding sequence ATGTCTGAAAAAAGCAAAGACAAATTAATTGAAGCGCAAAAACAAATCATAGGTATACTTTTTGAGGTAATCAAACGATTACAAGCAAATAATGATCTTGATGATGAGTATTTTCAAATTATCTCATCTGAAGATAAATCAAAAAAAGAAAGACTAGAAAAAATCCTAATTGAGAGAGAAGAGAACGCAAAAATTGTGGGACGTTTATTAGAGCAATTAGAAATTTGA
- a CDS encoding cob(I)yrinic acid a,c-diamide adenosyltransferase, translated as MKIYTKTGDDGTTGLQGNLRVSKSNPRIIAYGAIDETNALLGIIQSYEIDKDIAILLNLIQNELFVIGADLSNPKLEDKKNRVTTDMISNLEKNIDKYESELVPLTNFILPGGTILASQLHHIRTVTRRAETFIIMLSEEEKINDNCIKYVNRLSDLFFVLGRVLNKRSGKKDIIWKV; from the coding sequence TTGAAAATATATACAAAGACTGGCGATGATGGAACTACTGGTTTACAAGGTAATTTGAGGGTATCAAAATCAAACCCACGAATTATAGCGTACGGTGCAATTGATGAAACAAATGCATTGTTGGGTATTATACAATCATATGAAATCGATAAAGATATTGCTATTTTACTAAATTTAATTCAAAATGAATTATTTGTAATTGGAGCTGATCTTTCTAATCCTAAATTAGAAGATAAAAAAAATAGAGTTACTACAGATATGATATCGAATTTAGAGAAAAATATTGATAAATATGAATCCGAATTAGTTCCTTTGACCAATTTTATCTTGCCTGGTGGAACGATTTTAGCATCACAACTACATCATATTCGAACTGTAACACGAAGAGCTGAAACATTCATCATAATGCTAAGTGAAGAAGAAAAAATCAACGACAACTGTATCAAGTATGTAAATCGTTTATCTGATCTTTTTTTTGTATTGGGGCGTGTTTTAAATAAAAGAAGTGGAAAAAAAGACATAATTTGGAAAGTCTGA
- a CDS encoding ATPase domain-containing protein — protein sequence MDYTYSKVKTGIPGLDSIISGGLKKDRSIIISGPPGSGKTTFGLQFLYSGARDFDEPGVYITMSQNIDEIKNDCKSFGWDFDDLINKDKIMMIDARPFKIQDEIIGKDDSLYRGEQMPFEHLTKLLLSSIKRIEAKRVVIDSVTILAMQYLDKFYMRQGLQGMIQALENYGVTSLIISEHSENNEIPLEWFVTSGIIQLRHTRKEDTMERTIQVTKMRGIKHSQQIHPIVLDGDGMHIQHPRLTP from the coding sequence ATGGATTATACTTATTCCAAAGTAAAAACAGGGATTCCTGGACTAGATTCTATAATTTCTGGTGGATTAAAAAAAGATAGATCTATAATCATTTCAGGCCCACCTGGCAGTGGAAAAACAACATTTGGCTTGCAATTCCTGTATTCTGGGGCACGTGACTTTGATGAGCCAGGCGTATACATAACAATGTCACAAAATATTGATGAGATAAAAAATGACTGCAAATCATTTGGGTGGGATTTTGATGATTTAATCAACAAAGACAAAATCATGATGATTGATGCAAGACCGTTTAAGATTCAAGACGAGATTATTGGCAAAGATGATTCTCTGTACCGAGGAGAGCAGATGCCATTTGAGCATTTGACAAAGTTGTTGCTAAGCAGCATCAAAAGAATCGAAGCAAAAAGAGTGGTAATTGACTCTGTTACAATTCTTGCAATGCAGTATTTGGACAAATTTTACATGAGACAGGGATTGCAAGGAATGATTCAGGCATTAGAAAATTATGGCGTGACATCTCTGATAATATCAGAACATTCAGAAAACAACGAGATTCCTTTGGAATGGTTTGTTACATCAGGGATTATTCAACTCAGACATACAAGAAAAGAAGATACCATGGAAAGAACAATTCAGGTAACAAAGATGCGTGGAATAAAACACAGTCAACAGATTCATCCTATAGTTTTAGATGGGGATGGAATGCATATTCAACATCCTAGATTAACTCCTTGA
- a CDS encoding DUF1104 domain-containing protein gives MGKNYVEKAMKKMLVEEQEKLEKEIQEAVQNKLKKLSSD, from the coding sequence ATGGGTAAAAACTATGTCGAAAAGGCAATGAAGAAAATGCTTGTAGAAGAACAAGAAAAATTGGAAAAGGAAATACAAGAAGCAGTTCAAAATAAGCTGAAAAAATTATCCTCTGATTAA
- a CDS encoding TIGR00300 family protein: MAKYTQEIEVDGHLIDSSILTKIFDKIMDLHGEFQVEEINIGKKKKDPSYARLSVTGKNQKHLDEILETIYREGAVSKIQKGISLKKAPKDMVMPDDFYSTTNNHTRVFHNKQWIQVENMMMDKCIVVKNNRAFCVPVRDVKKGDNIIVGESGIKITPPERPREGVNVFEFMGSSSSSERPTQHIAKKVAEDIYKTKKNGGKIVVVGGPAIVHTGAADAVAELIKLGFIDGVLAGNALAVHDIEYATLGTSLGMNVHDATLAYRGHRNHMETINAVFRAGSISNMVKTKKLTRGIMYQCVKNKIPFVLAGSIRDDGPLPDVITDVAEAQREYKKVLKDANMVIMISTMLHSIATGNMLPANVKVVVVDINQPTVTKLMDRGTWQALGIVTDVGAFLPMVLQQIKKMKK, from the coding sequence TTGGCAAAATACACACAAGAGATTGAAGTAGACGGGCATCTTATTGACTCATCAATTTTAACAAAAATATTTGACAAGATAATGGATCTTCACGGAGAATTTCAAGTAGAAGAAATCAACATAGGAAAAAAGAAAAAAGACCCATCATATGCACGGTTATCAGTTACAGGTAAAAATCAAAAACATCTAGATGAGATTTTAGAAACAATTTATCGTGAAGGGGCAGTCTCAAAAATACAAAAAGGAATTTCATTAAAAAAAGCACCAAAAGACATGGTAATGCCAGATGACTTTTACAGTACCACCAATAACCATACTCGAGTTTTTCACAATAAACAATGGATTCAAGTTGAAAATATGATGATGGATAAATGCATTGTAGTAAAAAACAACAGAGCGTTTTGTGTCCCTGTAAGGGATGTTAAAAAAGGAGACAACATTATTGTTGGAGAAAGTGGAATAAAGATCACGCCACCTGAGCGTCCAAGAGAAGGTGTTAATGTTTTTGAGTTTATGGGAAGCTCAAGTTCCAGTGAAAGACCAACTCAACATATTGCAAAAAAAGTAGCAGAAGACATTTACAAGACAAAAAAGAACGGCGGAAAAATTGTAGTTGTTGGTGGTCCTGCAATAGTACATACCGGTGCAGCTGATGCCGTTGCAGAGTTGATCAAACTAGGGTTTATTGACGGAGTTTTAGCTGGAAACGCTTTAGCCGTACATGATATTGAATATGCCACACTTGGAACATCGCTTGGAATGAATGTTCATGATGCAACTTTGGCATATCGTGGACATCGAAATCATATGGAGACCATAAATGCTGTTTTCCGTGCCGGTTCAATTTCAAATATGGTTAAGACAAAAAAATTAACACGCGGAATAATGTATCAATGTGTGAAAAATAAAATCCCATTTGTATTGGCAGGGTCTATTCGTGATGATGGACCATTACCAGATGTAATTACAGATGTTGCAGAGGCACAAAGAGAGTACAAAAAAGTTCTCAAAGATGCAAACATGGTAATTATGATCTCTACAATGTTGCACTCTATTGCAACTGGTAACATGTTACCTGCAAACGTCAAAGTTGTTGTAGTCGATATCAATCAGCCAACAGTTACCAAGCTTATGGATAGGGGCACTTGGCAGGCATTAGGTATAGTTACGGATGTTGGTGCATTTTTGCCAATGGTGTTACAACAGATTAAAAAAATGAAAAAATAA
- a CDS encoding LamG-like jellyroll fold domain-containing protein produces MNILSDFSESLITEEKRQKEKQTEAFEITSVEITPLDKLDGVVTNTGQVPLGVKTLWIEETGTPDSVRKFDIGEIIAPGNQVNLLDIVDFDMDSTKGYTMKMISDRGTIKTFYVNSVGSSSLYVTARSIPPTISNSFDATILMRVTNNSTNPAAILNLTPTEFPTIDDSTCIPDCSATYVSGPTPSFYPRLKPGETAAFTWTYTIEGINSNQIHFTTSLENGIPSNTATTTVEVRDILSALESGTAISSLGLQSNGVDSSILILHEETDRTPSGQYQMFSASPDGGSNGLKIDLDSTPATFFTNTGSNEINIPAGDWVTSLRLQSEAMPDSLVGEGEDMIFHFNTNSEVQDNSEGSSDRDIQGCASFTETVQVNSSSDDAEQRNPSGTTDTGSSDLEMPYDGNEDQYVGMRFTNIDIPKNAIISKAYLTFRADSSDSDSITLKFDAEATDDATTFSESSNNLSPSNRPRTSASANWSPENWSNNNYYSTPDTLLNSVIQEIVNRAGWNNNQDINIFVERVSGSSNDKRRADSYDTGGGSDAPILTIEYSVSGAESPTYSANGGPHGSGAYVFNGVNTCFRSINDVSSSNGNDITSKPDTTTLWFKTAAAVGSTDQHMVAFEGSGTCPSCDYYRIFLEANTGKVVFEFNMDVGGSDTTTCKSVNRYDDQQWYHIAAVRKSQNDRCDLYVTDLAGNTLETINENVNHPGTDSVDTDGKWYIGSNSAENGNWFHGMIDDVIHWNNKELSASPEVLELARTNYGIAAHKINISFTKSDFVLGINTETIATAIDLDVPFYDSMGNGVDDDSTYGVFNYTIPLSNVTMSNLDRLNFTVNYVESTPNVWYPLQLNFKIDDETHTPTSSLIQIPPPDTPFISYWTYDKSDRLEVTIYNVGPEGSWLVYQGTRAVFKDPDGDVSYAGIICSVNSTESDPCNTGGGNNEWRVDEDRDSIFIPVDNIGKIYFWDIQNRPDRDVSGGTEIPAGEYDMFVFINGYDEEGSTFLRNLEMGRVKVQD; encoded by the coding sequence ATGAATATTTTAAGTGATTTTTCTGAATCTCTAATCACTGAAGAAAAAAGACAAAAAGAGAAACAAACTGAAGCCTTTGAAATAACATCTGTAGAAATAACTCCTTTAGACAAACTAGACGGGGTAGTGACTAATACGGGTCAAGTTCCATTAGGTGTTAAAACATTATGGATAGAAGAGACTGGAACTCCAGATTCTGTTAGAAAATTTGATATTGGAGAAATTATTGCTCCTGGTAATCAAGTAAATTTGCTTGACATTGTAGATTTTGATATGGATTCTACAAAAGGATATACTATGAAAATGATCTCTGATAGGGGAACAATTAAAACATTTTATGTAAATTCTGTTGGTTCATCTAGTTTGTATGTAACTGCACGCTCTATTCCTCCAACAATTTCCAACTCGTTTGATGCAACTATTTTGATGCGTGTTACAAACAACTCTACAAATCCTGCTGCAATTTTGAATTTAACTCCGACCGAATTTCCTACTATTGATGACAGTACTTGTATTCCAGATTGTAGTGCAACTTATGTGTCTGGTCCTACCCCTTCATTTTATCCACGTCTTAAACCTGGAGAGACAGCTGCATTCACATGGACTTACACCATTGAAGGTATCAATTCTAATCAAATTCATTTTACCACCTCTTTAGAAAATGGAATTCCTTCTAATACTGCAACTACCACTGTTGAGGTACGAGATATCTTATCTGCTCTGGAATCCGGAACCGCAATTTCTTCTTTAGGATTGCAATCAAATGGTGTAGATAGTAGTATTTTGATACTTCATGAAGAAACTGATCGAACTCCATCTGGGCAATATCAAATGTTCTCTGCAAGTCCTGATGGTGGCAGTAATGGTCTAAAAATTGATCTAGATTCTACACCTGCCACATTTTTTACCAATACTGGTTCTAACGAAATAAATATTCCAGCTGGAGATTGGGTGACCTCACTTCGTTTACAAAGTGAAGCAATGCCTGATAGTTTGGTAGGTGAAGGCGAAGATATGATATTTCATTTTAACACAAACTCTGAAGTTCAAGATAACTCTGAAGGTTCTTCTGATAGAGACATTCAAGGTTGTGCATCATTTACAGAAACAGTACAAGTTAATTCAAGTAGTGACGATGCAGAACAACGTAACCCATCTGGAACTACAGATACTGGTAGTAGCGATTTGGAAATGCCTTATGATGGTAATGAAGATCAATACGTTGGAATGAGATTTACAAATATAGATATTCCAAAAAATGCTATAATTTCAAAAGCATATTTGACTTTCAGAGCAGATAGCAGTGATTCCGATTCTATTACTCTGAAATTTGATGCAGAAGCAACAGATGATGCCACAACGTTTTCTGAATCATCAAACAACTTATCTCCTAGTAACAGACCTCGTACTAGTGCAAGTGCAAATTGGTCCCCTGAAAATTGGAGTAATAATAATTATTATTCTACCCCTGATACTCTACTTAATTCAGTTATTCAAGAAATTGTTAACAGAGCAGGTTGGAATAACAATCAAGACATAAACATCTTTGTTGAAAGAGTTTCTGGTTCATCAAATGATAAACGAAGAGCTGATTCATATGATACTGGTGGCGGTTCTGACGCTCCAATTTTGACTATTGAGTATTCTGTATCTGGCGCAGAATCTCCCACATATTCAGCTAACGGTGGACCTCATGGTTCTGGCGCATATGTCTTTAATGGCGTAAATACATGTTTTAGAAGCATTAATGATGTAAGTTCGTCTAATGGAAATGATATTACCAGTAAACCCGATACTACTACCCTTTGGTTCAAAACCGCTGCAGCTGTAGGATCTACTGATCAACACATGGTTGCATTTGAAGGTTCAGGTACCTGTCCATCATGTGATTACTATAGAATCTTTTTGGAGGCAAATACTGGAAAAGTGGTATTTGAATTTAATATGGATGTTGGGGGTAGTGACACAACTACATGTAAAAGTGTAAACCGATATGATGATCAACAATGGTATCATATCGCTGCTGTTAGAAAATCTCAAAACGATCGTTGTGATTTGTATGTTACTGATCTTGCAGGTAATACTCTTGAGACAATAAATGAAAATGTTAATCATCCTGGAACTGACTCTGTTGACACTGATGGTAAATGGTACATTGGTAGTAATTCTGCAGAAAACGGTAATTGGTTTCACGGTATGATTGATGATGTTATACATTGGAACAATAAAGAACTCAGTGCAAGTCCAGAAGTTTTAGAATTGGCTCGTACTAATTATGGAATAGCTGCACATAAAATCAACATATCATTTACCAAATCGGATTTTGTACTTGGTATAAACACAGAAACAATTGCAACTGCAATTGATCTTGATGTTCCATTTTATGATTCCATGGGAAATGGCGTTGATGATGATTCAACTTATGGTGTTTTTAATTATACAATTCCATTAAGTAATGTTACAATGTCTAATCTTGATAGACTGAATTTTACTGTTAATTATGTCGAGTCTACTCCTAACGTGTGGTACCCTCTTCAATTAAATTTTAAAATAGATGATGAGACACATACTCCAACATCTAGTCTTATACAAATTCCTCCACCTGATACTCCATTCATATCGTATTGGACATATGATAAAAGTGATAGATTGGAAGTAACCATATACAATGTAGGTCCGGAAGGCAGCTGGCTTGTGTATCAAGGAACAAGAGCTGTATTCAAGGATCCTGATGGCGATGTTTCATATGCCGGAATTATTTGTTCGGTAAATTCTACAGAATCAGACCCATGTAATACCGGTGGTGGTAATAACGAATGGAGAGTTGATGAGGACAGAGACAGTATATTTATTCCAGTTGATAATATTGGAAAAATCTACTTTTGGGATATTCAAAATAGACCTGACAGAGACGTATCAGGCGGTACTGAAATTCCTGCAGGAGAATATGACATGTTTGTATTTATCAATGGATATGATGAAGAAGGTTCTACGTTTCTAAGAAATCTTGAAATGGGTAGAGTAAAGGTTCAGGATTAA